A section of the Telopea speciosissima isolate NSW1024214 ecotype Mountain lineage chromosome 3, Tspe_v1, whole genome shotgun sequence genome encodes:
- the LOC122654203 gene encoding cysteine-rich receptor-like protein kinase 10 isoform X2, which produces MVLIFFFVALSFLLSFCSCGDPIYLGHDCPDTIPLFGSNSTYQSNLNTLLSSLSSNATSNSNNAYSNATIGQSTDAVYGLYYCTGYVTRDVCSNCVNFGARDILQHCPNRKTSYIWYDECMLRYSDQSFFSTVSDSPSFNLYNPNNISDPIRFNELLGDTMNDTATEAASNLERFSIKEANFTNNQTLYCMAQCSPDLSGNECNICLVGAIADQLSSFSGLQGGRVLNPSCNIRFEMYCFFPVKALRPTLHAPPPPSDRTTSPENEGKSWRKIVAIVVPVAVAGLILFSVLWYCFLIRKRKQDLSKEKGGNRIKNAESLQFDFSEVLSATNNFADVNKIGEGGFGEVFKGKLPNGQEIAVKRLSRDSRQGAKEFKNEVVLVAKLQHRNLVRLLGFCLEGEEKILIYDGYMPPEYVIHGQFSVKSDVFSYGLLVLEIVSGKKNSSFYQTDSVQTLMSHAWSYWNAGTAFELVDPIMRENCSQSEIMRCIHIGLLCVQENVAARPTMASVVLMLNSYSVTLPLPSQPAFFVQSRMESDQSNSRTIPLSVNGLSISVLESR; this is translated from the exons ATGgtgctcatcttcttcttcgtcgcCCTCTCTTTCCTGCTTAGCTTCTGCAGCTGCGGCGACCCTATTTACCTTGGCCACGATTGCCCAGACACAATTCCTCTTTTCGGTTCCAACAGCACCTACCAATCTAACCTCAAcacccttctctcttctctctcctcaaacgCCACCTCCAACTCCAATAACGCCTACTCCAACGCCACCATCGGCCAGAGTACCGACGCCGTTTACGGCCTCTACTACTGCACAGGCTACGTCACCCGCGATGTGTGCAGCAATTGTGTTAACTTCGGTGCTCGGGATATTCTCCAGCACTGTCCCAACCGGAAAACCAGTTATATTTGGTACGACGAGTGTATGTTGCGCTACTCCGACCAGTCCTTCTTCTCCACAGTCTCCGACTCCCCTTCATTCAATTTGTATAACCCTAATAACATCTCAGACCCAATTCGGTTTAATGAGCTCTTGGGAGATACAATGAACGATACCGCCACTGAAGCAGCCTCCAATTTAGAGAGATTCTCCATTAAAGAAGCTAATTTCACAAATAATCAGACACTGTATTGTATGGCGCAGTGTAGCCCTGATTTATCGGGGAACGAATGTAACATTTGCCTTGTGGGTGCCATCGCTGATCAACTCAGTTCTTTTAGCGGTTTACAAGGTGGAAGGGTTCTCAATCCCAGTTGTAACATTAGGTTTGAGATGTACTGTTTCTTCCCTGTCAAAGCTTTGAGACCTACCCTTCATGCTCCTCCGCCTCCGAGTGACAGAACTACCAGTCCAG aaaatgaaggaaaatcaTGGAGGAAAATAGTTGCCATTGTTGTTCCGGTTGCTGTTGCAGGATTGATTCTTTTCTCTGTTCTCTGGTATTGTTTTCTAATTCGGAAGAGAAAGCAGGATTTGTCAAAGGAGAAGG GTGGGAACAGAATTAAAAATGCAGAATCATTGCAATTTGATTTCAGTGAAGTCCTTTCAGCCACGAACAACTTTGCAGATGTTAATAAGATTGGTGAAGGAGGATTTGGTGAAGTTTTCAAG GGTAAGCTTCCTAATGGACAAGAAATTGCTGTGAAGAGGCTCTCAAGAGACTCAAGGCAAGGTGCAAAAGAATTCAAGAATGAGGTTGTGCTAGTTGCAAAGCTTCAACACCGGAATCTTGTCAGGCTCTTGGGATTCTGCTTGGAGGGAGAGGAAAAGATACTCATCTATGA TGGTTACATGCCTCCGGAGTATGTAATTCATGGGCAGTTCTCAGTCAAATCAGATGTGTTCAGCTATGGTTTATTAGTTTTGGAGATTGTAAGTGGAAAGAAGAACAGTAGTTTCTATCAAACAGACTCTGTTCAGACCCTTATGAGCCAT GCATGGAGTTATTGGAATGCAGGAACAGCCTTTGAGTTGGTTGACCCAATTATGAGAGAAAATTGTTCACAAAGTGAAATTATGAGATGCATTCATATTGGATTATTGTGTGTTCAGGAAAATGTAGCCGCCAGACCCACTATGGCATCTGTAGTTCTCATGTTGAACAGCTACTCAGTTACTCTCCCATTACCCTCACAACCTGCATTTTTTGTGCAAAGCAGAATGGAATCAGATCAATCTAATAGCAGAACGATACCATTGTCTGTCAATGGATTGTCGATCAGTGTGTTAGAGTCCCGATAA
- the LOC122654203 gene encoding cysteine-rich receptor-like protein kinase 10 isoform X1: protein MVLIFFFVALSFLLSFCSCGDPIYLGHDCPDTIPLFGSNSTYQSNLNTLLSSLSSNATSNSNNAYSNATIGQSTDAVYGLYYCTGYVTRDVCSNCVNFGARDILQHCPNRKTSYIWYDECMLRYSDQSFFSTVSDSPSFNLYNPNNISDPIRFNELLGDTMNDTATEAASNLERFSIKEANFTNNQTLYCMAQCSPDLSGNECNICLVGAIADQLSSFSGLQGGRVLNPSCNIRFEMYCFFPVKALRPTLHAPPPPSDRTTSPENEGKSWRKIVAIVVPVAVAGLILFSVLWYCFLIRKRKQDLSKEKGGNRIKNAESLQFDFSEVLSATNNFADVNKIGEGGFGEVFKGKLPNGQEIAVKRLSRDSRQGAKEFKNEVVLVAKLQHRNLVRLLGFCLEGEEKILIYEFVPNKSLDYFLFDPENCVQLDWQSRYKIIGGIARGLLYLHEDSRLRIIHRDLKASNILLDREMNPQISDFGTARIFGVDQTQAKTNRIIGTHGYMPPEYVIHGQFSVKSDVFSYGLLVLEIVSGKKNSSFYQTDSVQTLMSHAWSYWNAGTAFELVDPIMRENCSQSEIMRCIHIGLLCVQENVAARPTMASVVLMLNSYSVTLPLPSQPAFFVQSRMESDQSNSRTIPLSVNGLSISVLESR from the exons ATGgtgctcatcttcttcttcgtcgcCCTCTCTTTCCTGCTTAGCTTCTGCAGCTGCGGCGACCCTATTTACCTTGGCCACGATTGCCCAGACACAATTCCTCTTTTCGGTTCCAACAGCACCTACCAATCTAACCTCAAcacccttctctcttctctctcctcaaacgCCACCTCCAACTCCAATAACGCCTACTCCAACGCCACCATCGGCCAGAGTACCGACGCCGTTTACGGCCTCTACTACTGCACAGGCTACGTCACCCGCGATGTGTGCAGCAATTGTGTTAACTTCGGTGCTCGGGATATTCTCCAGCACTGTCCCAACCGGAAAACCAGTTATATTTGGTACGACGAGTGTATGTTGCGCTACTCCGACCAGTCCTTCTTCTCCACAGTCTCCGACTCCCCTTCATTCAATTTGTATAACCCTAATAACATCTCAGACCCAATTCGGTTTAATGAGCTCTTGGGAGATACAATGAACGATACCGCCACTGAAGCAGCCTCCAATTTAGAGAGATTCTCCATTAAAGAAGCTAATTTCACAAATAATCAGACACTGTATTGTATGGCGCAGTGTAGCCCTGATTTATCGGGGAACGAATGTAACATTTGCCTTGTGGGTGCCATCGCTGATCAACTCAGTTCTTTTAGCGGTTTACAAGGTGGAAGGGTTCTCAATCCCAGTTGTAACATTAGGTTTGAGATGTACTGTTTCTTCCCTGTCAAAGCTTTGAGACCTACCCTTCATGCTCCTCCGCCTCCGAGTGACAGAACTACCAGTCCAG aaaatgaaggaaaatcaTGGAGGAAAATAGTTGCCATTGTTGTTCCGGTTGCTGTTGCAGGATTGATTCTTTTCTCTGTTCTCTGGTATTGTTTTCTAATTCGGAAGAGAAAGCAGGATTTGTCAAAGGAGAAGG GTGGGAACAGAATTAAAAATGCAGAATCATTGCAATTTGATTTCAGTGAAGTCCTTTCAGCCACGAACAACTTTGCAGATGTTAATAAGATTGGTGAAGGAGGATTTGGTGAAGTTTTCAAG GGTAAGCTTCCTAATGGACAAGAAATTGCTGTGAAGAGGCTCTCAAGAGACTCAAGGCAAGGTGCAAAAGAATTCAAGAATGAGGTTGTGCTAGTTGCAAAGCTTCAACACCGGAATCTTGTCAGGCTCTTGGGATTCTGCTTGGAGGGAGAGGAAAAGATACTCATCTATGAGTTTGTACCCAACAAAAGCCTCGACTACTTCCTATTCG ACCCTGAGAATTGTGTTCAGTTAGATTGGCAGAGTCGTTACAAGATCATAGGAGGGATTGCTCGAGGACTCCTTTATCTTCATGAAGATTCCCGCCTTAGAATTATTCATAGAGACCTTAAAGCAAGCAATATCTTGTTAGATAGGGAAATGAATCCccaaatttcagattttgggaCAGCAAGAATTTTTGGAGTGGACCAAACTCAAGCAAAAACAAACAGAATAATTGGGACTCA TGGTTACATGCCTCCGGAGTATGTAATTCATGGGCAGTTCTCAGTCAAATCAGATGTGTTCAGCTATGGTTTATTAGTTTTGGAGATTGTAAGTGGAAAGAAGAACAGTAGTTTCTATCAAACAGACTCTGTTCAGACCCTTATGAGCCAT GCATGGAGTTATTGGAATGCAGGAACAGCCTTTGAGTTGGTTGACCCAATTATGAGAGAAAATTGTTCACAAAGTGAAATTATGAGATGCATTCATATTGGATTATTGTGTGTTCAGGAAAATGTAGCCGCCAGACCCACTATGGCATCTGTAGTTCTCATGTTGAACAGCTACTCAGTTACTCTCCCATTACCCTCACAACCTGCATTTTTTGTGCAAAGCAGAATGGAATCAGATCAATCTAATAGCAGAACGATACCATTGTCTGTCAATGGATTGTCGATCAGTGTGTTAGAGTCCCGATAA